A window of the Syntrophothermus lipocalidus DSM 12680 genome harbors these coding sequences:
- a CDS encoding patatin-like phospholipase family protein yields MTEQDLSCEKSRPRVGLVLGAGSARGLAHIGVLQVLREHRIPFDFIVGSSMGALVGAVFAAGADLDLLAKLAVNLNVNMLLDIGVPRMGFINGKKVQEFIHLLTKGKSFEELSLPLAVVATDILTGESVVLNRGVVSEAVRASIAIPGVFVPVEYEGRLLVDGAVTSRLPIETARDMGAERVIAVDVNFAEAAQPRIRNAIHVILASIDLLERQIFTGLVKPQADILVQPKLGHISSSGFDRAEECIQRGREAVLERLDEIKRAVNV; encoded by the coding sequence ATGACGGAGCAAGACTTGTCATGCGAAAAGAGCAGACCACGGGTGGGACTTGTGCTGGGAGCTGGGAGTGCAAGGGGATTGGCCCACATCGGGGTTTTGCAGGTCTTGAGAGAACACAGGATACCTTTCGATTTCATTGTGGGCAGCAGTATGGGAGCTTTAGTCGGGGCCGTTTTTGCAGCCGGGGCTGACCTTGATCTACTGGCCAAGTTAGCGGTCAACTTGAATGTCAACATGCTGCTCGATATTGGTGTTCCTCGAATGGGTTTCATCAATGGTAAGAAAGTACAGGAGTTTATTCATCTGCTAACCAAGGGGAAAAGCTTCGAAGAGCTCAGCTTACCTCTGGCGGTGGTAGCCACAGACATACTTACGGGCGAAAGCGTGGTTCTAAACCGGGGGGTGGTGAGCGAAGCGGTTCGAGCCAGTATAGCAATACCAGGGGTGTTTGTCCCGGTAGAATACGAAGGGAGGCTGTTGGTAGACGGAGCGGTTACAAGCCGGCTACCTATAGAAACAGCTCGCGACATGGGAGCAGAACGCGTTATCGCTGTAGACGTGAATTTTGCGGAAGCCGCGCAACCCCGGATAAGAAATGCTATTCACGTCATCTTGGCATCGATAGACCTTTTAGAGCGGCAGATTTTTACCGGGCTGGTCAAACCCCAGGCCGATATACTGGTTCAACCTAAGCTGGGACATATAAGTTCCAGCGGTTTTGACCGGGCCGAGGAGTGTATTCAAAGGGGCCGGGAAGCGGTGCTGGAAAGACTGGACGAGATAAAAAGGGCTGTAAATGTTTGA
- a CDS encoding nucleotidyltransferase: MSIVGIVAEYNPFHNGHLYHLDQARMATGAEAVVCVMSGNFVQRGEPAIIDKWARAEMALRCGADLVFELPFCFAVRSAYNFALGAVQTLDRTGVVTHICFGAETPDLPLLQQIAFILSEEPEEFRTRLKALLDQGHNYPLARASAVSSYLSYHTRTLDPNQVLTTMMGPNNILAIEYLRALRETKSSIVPVLVPRVGSGYHDTSLTSYASATAIRGAFSDPNWDKLVKPYLPSPSHEILLREIDQGKGPVQEKHLEPVLLALLRRMTASELAAIHDITEGLEHRIKKAARQSNSLIHLKNLVKTKRYNLTRINRILLYVLFNLTKTRAASFDETGPAYLRLLGLSPSGQKILLKIKSKCRILLINRVKTVNKLLSPQSHPVARDMFDLDVLATDIYSLFFAEAQRQGGRDYTVSPIRIR, from the coding sequence TTGTCAATCGTAGGGATTGTAGCAGAATACAACCCTTTCCATAACGGGCACCTCTACCATCTCGACCAAGCCCGCATGGCAACCGGAGCCGAAGCAGTAGTATGTGTCATGAGTGGAAATTTCGTACAAAGAGGAGAACCAGCTATAATCGATAAATGGGCTCGTGCTGAAATGGCTTTACGATGCGGAGCTGACCTCGTGTTCGAATTACCTTTCTGTTTCGCGGTCCGCAGCGCATACAACTTTGCCCTGGGAGCGGTACAAACCCTAGACCGGACAGGGGTGGTTACCCATATATGTTTTGGAGCGGAAACTCCGGACTTACCGCTATTGCAGCAAATCGCATTCATACTCTCAGAAGAACCGGAGGAATTCCGAACCCGCCTGAAAGCCTTGCTTGACCAAGGTCACAACTATCCTTTAGCTCGAGCCTCAGCTGTTTCCTCTTATTTAAGTTACCATACCCGAACCTTAGATCCCAACCAGGTTCTAACTACCATGATGGGACCCAACAACATACTGGCCATAGAGTACTTGCGAGCCTTACGAGAGACCAAAAGCTCTATCGTTCCTGTCCTGGTCCCGCGTGTCGGTTCGGGATATCATGACACCAGCCTCACTTCGTACGCCAGCGCTACCGCCATCCGCGGCGCTTTTTCTGACCCTAATTGGGATAAGCTGGTAAAACCATACTTGCCATCCCCAAGCCATGAAATCCTTTTACGCGAGATCGACCAAGGAAAAGGCCCGGTTCAAGAAAAACACCTCGAACCTGTTCTCTTAGCCCTCCTAAGACGCATGACGGCTTCGGAGCTAGCTGCCATCCATGACATTACAGAAGGATTGGAGCACCGCATCAAAAAAGCTGCTCGCCAATCAAACAGCCTGATACACCTGAAAAACCTTGTCAAGACCAAGCGTTATAACCTAACCCGCATTAACCGCATCCTGCTATATGTGCTGTTCAACCTGACTAAAACCAGAGCAGCAAGCTTCGATGAAACGGGCCCGGCTTACTTACGTCTTTTAGGTCTTTCTCCATCTGGACAAAAAATCCTTCTTAAAATAAAAAGTAAATGTAGAATTTTATTAATAAATAGAGTAAAAACAGTAAATAAATTACTTTCTCCACAATCACACCCGGTGGCCCGTGATATGTTTGACCTCGATGTGCTGGCCACCGATATATACTCTTTGTTTTTCGCAGAAGCCCAGCGCCAGGGAGGTCGGGACTACACCGTGTCTCCGATTCGCATACGATAG
- the pta gene encoding phosphate acetyltransferase yields MNLLDQIKEKAKAKAKTIVLPEGTEERTLRAVPILIKEKIANPILLGDPKAVKGLADSLGVDLSGAEIINPAEAPFFKDFVQDFYEMRKDKGMTPEKAETLMADPLYFGSMMVKSGKADGEVAGAENTTGDVLRPALQIIKTAPGISSVSGAFIMIVPNCEFGDNGVFVFADCAVTPNPTAEQMAEFAAASVSTAVNLCGIKEPKIGMLSFSTKGSASHELVDKVAKATEIAKTRFPDLQVDGEFQADAALVPKVGASKAPGSPVAGYCNILIFPDLQAGNIGYKLVQRLAKAEAIGPILQGIAKPVNDLSRGCSVEDIVNVVAMTAVRA; encoded by the coding sequence ATGAATCTTTTGGATCAAATCAAAGAGAAGGCAAAAGCTAAGGCCAAGACTATCGTGTTGCCCGAAGGGACGGAAGAGAGGACTCTCAGAGCAGTGCCCATTCTAATCAAAGAAAAGATAGCGAATCCGATCCTGTTGGGTGATCCGAAAGCAGTCAAAGGGCTAGCTGACAGCCTGGGGGTAGACCTCAGCGGAGCCGAGATTATCAATCCGGCAGAAGCTCCTTTCTTCAAGGACTTTGTGCAGGACTTTTACGAGATGAGAAAAGACAAAGGCATGACCCCGGAAAAGGCTGAAACCCTGATGGCTGATCCCCTGTACTTTGGATCTATGATGGTTAAGTCAGGCAAGGCCGATGGCGAAGTAGCAGGGGCCGAGAACACGACTGGTGACGTTCTGAGGCCAGCTCTCCAGATAATCAAGACTGCTCCTGGAATATCTTCGGTGTCTGGAGCCTTCATAATGATCGTACCTAACTGTGAGTTCGGAGATAACGGGGTCTTTGTTTTTGCCGACTGTGCGGTTACTCCCAACCCGACCGCAGAACAGATGGCAGAGTTTGCTGCTGCCTCGGTTAGCACTGCGGTTAATCTCTGTGGGATAAAAGAACCTAAGATAGGCATGTTGTCTTTCTCTACCAAGGGTAGCGCCAGCCATGAACTGGTCGACAAGGTAGCAAAAGCTACTGAAATTGCCAAAACCAGGTTCCCAGACCTGCAAGTGGATGGGGAGTTCCAGGCCGACGCGGCGCTGGTTCCCAAGGTTGGTGCTTCCAAAGCTCCGGGGAGCCCGGTAGCGGGGTACTGTAACATTTTGATCTTCCCTGATCTCCAGGCCGGCAACATAGGCTACAAACTGGTACAGAGGCTGGCCAAAGCAGAGGCTATTGGCCCGATACTCCAGGGTATTGCCAAACCGGTGAACGACCTATCTCGGGGATGTAGCGTCGAGGATATTGTCAACGTAGTGGCAATGACTGCTGTGCGGGCATAA
- a CDS encoding acetate/propionate family kinase, with translation MKVLVVNCGSSSIKYQLLDMTDESVLAKGLLDRVGIPGTVLKHEPVGKDEVVIKKDLPDHTEGMKLVLEVLVHPEYGVIKSMDEIGAVGHRVVHGGEAFAYSVVIDDRVKQVIRECFDIAPLHNPPNLMGIEACQALMPNIKHVAVFDTAFHQTMPAKNYMYALPYELYEKYKVRRYGFHGTSHFYVSHRAADLLGKPYEQCKIVTLHLGNGASMAAIMDGKVIDTSMGFTPLEGLVMGTRCGDIDPAIVFFIMEKLNLSTSEVNNYLNKKSGMLGLSGVSNDLRDIQEAAAAGNEKAQLALDVYYTRVKSYIGNYIAQLNGCDCLVFTAGVGENGIDMRENICKNLDYLGIKLDPEKNKVRGKEVDVAADDSKVRIFVIPTNEELVIARDTYQLAK, from the coding sequence ATGAAGGTATTGGTTGTAAACTGCGGGAGCTCATCGATTAAGTATCAATTACTCGATATGACCGATGAGTCGGTCCTAGCCAAGGGGTTGTTGGACCGGGTAGGAATTCCGGGGACAGTTCTCAAACACGAGCCTGTGGGTAAGGACGAGGTAGTCATAAAGAAAGACCTGCCAGACCATACCGAAGGCATGAAACTCGTGCTGGAGGTTCTCGTACATCCCGAGTACGGGGTCATCAAGAGCATGGATGAAATCGGGGCTGTGGGCCATCGGGTAGTCCACGGGGGTGAAGCTTTTGCCTATTCCGTTGTTATTGATGACCGCGTAAAACAAGTAATTCGGGAATGCTTTGATATTGCTCCCCTTCACAATCCGCCCAACCTCATGGGGATTGAAGCTTGCCAAGCATTGATGCCCAATATTAAGCACGTGGCCGTGTTTGACACCGCCTTCCACCAGACCATGCCGGCCAAGAACTACATGTACGCTTTGCCTTACGAGCTTTATGAAAAGTATAAAGTAAGAAGGTACGGGTTCCACGGGACCTCTCACTTCTACGTTTCTCACCGTGCTGCCGATTTGCTGGGTAAACCGTACGAGCAGTGCAAGATAGTTACCTTACACCTCGGCAATGGAGCCAGCATGGCCGCGATCATGGACGGTAAAGTCATTGACACTTCTATGGGATTCACCCCGCTGGAAGGTCTGGTAATGGGGACCAGGTGTGGGGACATTGACCCGGCCATAGTATTCTTTATCATGGAAAAACTCAATCTTTCTACTTCTGAAGTGAATAACTACCTGAATAAAAAATCCGGGATGCTGGGTCTCTCCGGCGTGTCAAACGATTTGAGAGACATCCAGGAAGCGGCGGCTGCCGGCAACGAAAAGGCTCAGTTGGCACTCGATGTGTACTACACTAGGGTTAAGAGCTACATCGGAAATTACATTGCTCAACTGAACGGGTGTGACTGTTTGGTGTTTACTGCCGGTGTCGGGGAAAATGGCATAGATATGCGCGAAAACATCTGTAAGAACCTGGATTACCTTGGCATTAAGCTGGATCCAGAAAAGAACAAAGTTAGAGGTAAAGAGGTAGACGTGGCAGCGGACGACTCCAAGGTCAGGATCTTCGTCATTCCGACCAATGAGGAACTGGTCATCGCCCGCGACACTTACCAGCTTGCTAAGTAG
- a CDS encoding rubrerythrin translates to MYKPLRCPSYEDVACQETDKALQEAIRGEAAAIKFYTYLIELTPDQVQRDLIFGIREDEKRHLNNFQAVYCRLTGCTYSYPEPDVDQPASYCQGLAKAFNDEQEAYEFYKANYFCNKRHLVKKAFLDALLDEAEHARWFNNLLIRNGCFQDP, encoded by the coding sequence ATGTACAAACCTTTGAGGTGCCCCTCTTATGAGGATGTTGCTTGTCAGGAAACTGACAAGGCCTTACAAGAAGCAATTCGGGGTGAAGCTGCAGCTATCAAGTTTTATACGTATCTTATCGAACTAACCCCTGACCAAGTTCAAAGAGATTTGATATTCGGCATAAGAGAAGACGAAAAAAGGCACTTGAACAATTTCCAGGCCGTGTACTGTCGGCTAACTGGATGTACCTATAGCTACCCTGAGCCGGACGTTGACCAGCCCGCGAGCTACTGTCAAGGCCTGGCGAAAGCGTTTAACGATGAACAGGAGGCTTACGAGTTCTATAAGGCGAACTATTTTTGTAATAAACGACACTTAGTTAAGAAAGCTTTTCTTGATGCTCTCCTTGACGAAGCTGAGCATGCCAGGTGGTTTAACAACCTCCTCATCAGGAATGGTTGTTTTCAAGACCCGTAG
- the ylxM gene encoding YlxM family DNA-binding protein produces MLEKIERMAWLFDFYGPLLTDKQRRIVELHYENDWSLGEIAAEFGVSRQAIYDILKRAEKALEHYEQRLGLVGKFMGERQQLTEVYRLLKEMEVAGDDHRKKRALTLLEEVLGNGR; encoded by the coding sequence GTGCTAGAGAAAATAGAAAGAATGGCCTGGTTGTTCGATTTTTACGGACCGCTTTTGACCGACAAACAGCGGCGGATCGTGGAGTTACATTACGAAAATGACTGGTCGCTGGGGGAAATTGCGGCCGAGTTCGGCGTATCCAGACAGGCAATCTATGATATACTGAAACGGGCAGAAAAGGCTCTGGAGCACTATGAACAACGCTTGGGTTTGGTGGGTAAATTCATGGGTGAGCGGCAGCAACTGACCGAGGTTTACAGGTTATTGAAAGAAATGGAGGTCGCCGGGGACGACCATAGAAAGAAACGTGCCTTAACTTTATTGGAAGAGGTTCTGGGGAATGGCAGGTAG
- the ffh gene encoding signal recognition particle protein, whose translation MVFEGLSTRLQETFRKLRGKGKLTEEDVNLAMREVRLALLEADVNYKVVKDFVARVKERAVGQEVLKSLTPGQQVVKIVYEELTQLMGGDQTKLNLAAKPPTVVMMVGLQGTGKTTTCAKLARSLLAQGRRPLLVAADIYRPAAIKQLQVLGEKCNCPVFSMGQENPVNIARAALEYARSNGRDIVILDTAGRLHINEELMNELKDLKSSLNPHEILLVVDAMTGQDAVNVASSFNEQLGLTGVVLTKLDGDTRGGAALSVKAVAGCPIKFAGVGEKLEDLEPFYPNRMASRILGMGDVQSLVEKAQASIDEKKARELGKKIRQQEFTLEDFLDQIQQVRSMGPLEDLLAMIPGFGNLKQLKGFKTADIDEKEISRIEAIIKSMTPEERLNPTMLNSSRKKRIAKGSGTRVQDVNRLLKHFEESQKLMRQFSDKGGKKKGKGLRLPF comes from the coding sequence ATGGTTTTTGAAGGTTTATCAACCCGGTTACAGGAAACCTTCAGGAAGCTCAGGGGTAAAGGCAAGCTGACTGAAGAGGATGTAAACCTGGCTATGCGCGAGGTTCGGTTGGCATTGCTGGAAGCCGATGTAAACTACAAGGTGGTTAAGGACTTCGTGGCCAGGGTGAAAGAGAGGGCGGTGGGGCAGGAGGTTTTGAAGAGTCTGACTCCCGGGCAGCAAGTGGTTAAGATAGTGTACGAAGAATTGACGCAATTGATGGGAGGAGACCAGACTAAGCTCAATTTGGCCGCCAAGCCACCGACCGTAGTAATGATGGTGGGACTGCAGGGAACCGGAAAAACGACGACCTGTGCCAAGCTTGCACGCAGCCTTTTGGCCCAGGGGCGGAGGCCGCTTTTAGTTGCAGCTGATATTTACCGGCCAGCTGCCATCAAACAGCTTCAGGTACTGGGGGAAAAATGCAACTGCCCGGTTTTTTCGATGGGACAAGAAAACCCGGTCAACATAGCGAGAGCTGCTCTCGAATACGCTCGTTCCAACGGCCGCGACATCGTAATCCTCGACACTGCGGGAAGATTGCACATCAATGAGGAACTCATGAACGAGCTCAAAGATTTAAAATCCTCTTTGAACCCGCACGAGATACTTCTGGTAGTAGATGCCATGACCGGCCAGGATGCTGTAAACGTGGCTAGCTCTTTTAATGAACAGCTGGGATTGACAGGGGTGGTTCTGACTAAGTTGGATGGTGATACTCGAGGCGGAGCGGCGCTTTCGGTTAAAGCAGTAGCCGGCTGTCCTATCAAGTTTGCCGGGGTAGGCGAAAAGCTAGAGGATCTGGAACCTTTCTATCCTAACCGCATGGCTTCGCGTATTCTCGGCATGGGCGATGTTCAGAGCTTGGTGGAAAAAGCCCAAGCCAGCATAGACGAAAAAAAAGCCAGGGAACTCGGGAAAAAAATCAGACAGCAGGAGTTTACTTTGGAAGATTTTTTGGATCAGATACAGCAAGTCCGGTCTATGGGACCGTTAGAAGACCTATTGGCGATGATACCTGGTTTTGGAAACTTGAAGCAATTAAAGGGCTTTAAAACTGCCGACATTGATGAAAAAGAGATTAGCAGGATCGAGGCTATCATAAAATCGATGACCCCGGAAGAACGCTTGAACCCGACTATGCTGAACAGCAGTCGTAAGAAGAGAATAGCCAAGGGTAGCGGTACAAGGGTTCAAGACGTTAACCGTCTGTTGAAGCACTTTGAAGAGTCTCAAAAACTTATGAGGCAGTTCAGCGATAAAGGCGGCAAGAAAAAGGGAAAAGGTTTACGCTTGCCGTTTTAA
- the rpsP gene encoding 30S ribosomal protein S16 has translation MATKIRLKRMGAKKDPFYRVVVADARSPRDGRFIEEIGYYDPTTKPATISIDEEKALKWLANGAKPSDTARSLLKQVGVLAKFNETRKAR, from the coding sequence GTGGCTACTAAGATCAGGTTAAAAAGGATGGGGGCTAAGAAGGATCCGTTTTATCGGGTAGTGGTGGCGGATGCCAGGTCTCCCCGCGATGGTCGCTTTATCGAGGAAATAGGTTATTATGACCCTACGACCAAGCCGGCTACGATAAGTATCGATGAGGAGAAGGCGCTTAAGTGGTTGGCAAATGGAGCGAAGCCTTCTGACACCGCTAGATCGCTTCTGAAACAGGTGGGTGTTTTAGCTAAGTTTAACGAGACCCGAAAGGCCAGATAA
- a CDS encoding KH domain-containing protein, protein MRDLVELIAKSLVDNPEMVEVKQIEGEKSVIIELRVAPDDMGKVIGKQGKIAKSIRVLAKAAAAKEGKRVVVEIIR, encoded by the coding sequence GTGCGAGATCTGGTGGAACTTATTGCCAAGTCGCTGGTCGACAACCCAGAGATGGTGGAGGTTAAGCAGATAGAAGGCGAAAAGTCGGTAATTATCGAACTGCGGGTTGCTCCCGACGACATGGGTAAAGTGATAGGGAAGCAGGGCAAGATAGCCAAGTCGATTCGGGTATTAGCTAAAGCCGCTGCTGCCAAAGAAGGCAAACGGGTAGTGGTAGAGATCATAAGGTAG
- the rimM gene encoding ribosome maturation factor RimM (Essential for efficient processing of 16S rRNA), which yields MTKDLITVGEVCGTFGTEGKLKVRPLTDFPERFNGMKEVLVQQGDNVEVLTIEAVSPLRDFMVFKFRGIDTREQARCLVRAYLKVPPSEVFPLPEDCYYIFQLKGLEVYDDTRGFLGTITDVIQTGANDVYVVQGGPFGEVLIPAIKQVVRDIRLEEGRVEVRLIPGLIDEGDEDSAD from the coding sequence ATGACGAAGGACCTGATTACCGTCGGCGAGGTGTGCGGTACATTTGGAACCGAGGGTAAGCTGAAAGTAAGACCGCTGACCGATTTCCCCGAGCGGTTTAACGGGATGAAGGAAGTCCTGGTACAACAAGGGGATAACGTGGAAGTGTTAACCATAGAGGCTGTATCTCCTCTACGTGACTTTATGGTCTTCAAGTTCCGCGGGATCGACACCAGAGAACAAGCCCGCTGTCTGGTTAGAGCTTACCTCAAGGTACCGCCATCAGAAGTGTTTCCGTTACCCGAGGACTGCTACTACATATTCCAGCTCAAAGGGCTGGAGGTGTACGACGATACCAGAGGGTTCTTAGGAACCATCACCGACGTGATTCAAACCGGGGCCAATGACGTATACGTAGTTCAAGGAGGACCTTTTGGGGAGGTCCTAATCCCGGCGATAAAGCAGGTGGTTCGGGACATACGTTTAGAGGAAGGACGGGTCGAAGTCAGGCTTATCCCCGGGTTGATTGACGAAGGGGATGAGGACAGTGCGGATTGA
- the trmD gene encoding tRNA (guanosine(37)-N1)-methyltransferase TrmD yields MRIDILTLFPEMFESPFGSSIIKRAQEKKLVKINLVNLRDFALDRHRQADDYPYGGGAGMVLKADIVIRAVQALRSPDCRVVYLTPQGEVLNQALVKKMAARAHLILLCGHYEGIDERCQAVIDEEISIGDYVLTGGEIPAMVVTDAVVRLVPGVLGSDEAHTEESFGSSLLEYPQYTRPRVVSGLEVPPVLVSGDHQAVRRWRKKMSLKRTLLKRPDLLLQREFDPEERELLEEILFSREGQDEG; encoded by the coding sequence GTGCGGATTGATATACTTACGCTTTTTCCCGAGATGTTCGAATCGCCTTTCGGCAGCAGTATCATAAAGCGGGCTCAGGAGAAGAAGCTGGTAAAGATAAACCTGGTCAACCTCAGGGATTTTGCTCTGGACCGGCACCGCCAGGCGGATGACTACCCTTACGGAGGCGGGGCAGGGATGGTACTCAAAGCGGATATTGTCATCCGGGCGGTCCAAGCCCTTAGGTCACCAGATTGCAGGGTTGTATACCTGACCCCTCAAGGGGAAGTATTGAACCAGGCTTTAGTCAAGAAAATGGCGGCTCGTGCTCATCTCATTTTGCTGTGTGGGCATTACGAAGGCATCGATGAGCGCTGCCAAGCGGTAATTGACGAAGAAATCTCTATCGGTGACTATGTTTTGACCGGGGGCGAGATACCGGCTATGGTGGTTACCGACGCGGTGGTGCGTTTGGTTCCAGGAGTGTTGGGCTCAGATGAGGCTCACACCGAGGAATCGTTTGGATCTAGTCTTTTAGAGTATCCCCAATATACCCGTCCTCGGGTTGTTTCCGGGCTGGAGGTGCCTCCGGTGCTGGTTTCTGGGGACCACCAGGCTGTTCGTCGCTGGCGGAAGAAGATGAGTTTAAAAAGGACCTTGTTGAAACGGCCGGACCTCCTGCTACAACGGGAGTTCGATCCGGAAGAACGAGAGCTCCTGGAAGAGATCCTTTTTTCGCGAGAAGGGCAGGATGAAGGGTGA
- a CDS encoding RNA methyltransferase, whose protein sequence is MRKSKVYIALLHYPVYNKKMEVITTSITNLDIHDIARVARTYEVDGFFLAHPLATQRELAGQILDYWQRGYGGEYNPDRKEAFRIVRLASSLEEVLETITRETGRAPKTVATDARVYPNTVGYGALREEMAAQTGTYVVLFGTGWGLARELMMETDFILEPIAAGSSYNHLSVRSAVAIILDRLLGDR, encoded by the coding sequence GTGAGAAAGTCCAAGGTATACATAGCTCTACTGCACTACCCGGTATATAACAAGAAAATGGAGGTTATTACCACTTCTATTACCAACCTTGACATCCACGACATTGCTCGGGTTGCCAGGACCTATGAAGTAGACGGGTTTTTTTTGGCGCATCCACTTGCAACGCAAAGGGAGCTCGCCGGGCAGATTCTCGATTATTGGCAGCGCGGTTATGGGGGAGAGTATAATCCTGATCGCAAGGAGGCGTTTCGGATAGTCAGGTTGGCATCTTCGCTCGAAGAAGTTTTAGAAACCATTACCCGGGAAACCGGCCGGGCACCGAAAACTGTTGCGACAGATGCTCGGGTGTATCCAAACACGGTGGGCTACGGAGCTCTTCGAGAGGAGATGGCCGCCCAAACCGGGACTTACGTCGTTCTTTTTGGTACCGGCTGGGGCCTGGCTAGGGAATTGATGATGGAAACCGATTTTATTCTCGAGCCGATTGCCGCTGGCAGTTCCTACAACCACCTGTCGGTAAGAAGTGCGGTGGCAATTATTCTGGATCGACTGCTGGGTGACAGGTGA
- the rplS gene encoding 50S ribosomal protein L19 — MQDIIRAIEEEQMRKDLPDFRPGDTVKVHVKVVEGGRERIQVFEGTVIRKRGGGMSSTFTVRRVSYGVAVERTFPLHSPRVSKIEVSRRGKVRRARLYYLRERMGKKARVKERKDYLKG, encoded by the coding sequence GTGCAGGACATCATCAGAGCCATCGAAGAAGAACAGATGAGAAAAGACCTACCGGATTTCCGGCCAGGCGATACAGTTAAAGTTCATGTCAAAGTAGTTGAAGGTGGACGGGAGCGAATCCAGGTTTTTGAAGGCACTGTGATTAGAAAGAGGGGAGGGGGCATGAGCTCGACCTTCACCGTCCGCAGGGTATCATACGGGGTAGCCGTGGAAAGGACGTTTCCCTTACATTCACCCAGGGTTAGCAAGATCGAGGTGTCTCGCCGCGGAAAGGTACGAAGGGCCCGTCTGTACTACCTCAGAGAAAGGATGGGCAAGAAGGCCAGGGTCAAAGAAAGAAAGGATTACCTCAAAGGTTAA
- the ylqF gene encoding ribosome biogenesis GTPase YlqF: MTVNWFPGHMLKARREIQENAKVVDMVIEVVDARAPLSTTNPDLPHLVRGKPIIKVLNKADLADERETRRFISFFQKNGIGAVAADSLRGKGLPDVVRAVERVYAPLAKTLLEKRQRVRPARIMIAGLPNVGKSSFLNSLAGKRVVKTGAVPGVTRGRQWIRIKEGIELLDTPGVMWPKVENDEQGTKLALLAVVGEKAYEDEAVACYLISVLKHRKPEMLKERYRLESWDGEPGELLEEIGGKRGFFLRGGTVDLNKTARAVLEDFRKGGLGRLTLDRLPDEVNS; this comes from the coding sequence ATGACGGTAAACTGGTTTCCTGGTCACATGCTAAAAGCCCGCAGGGAAATACAAGAAAATGCCAAAGTTGTGGACATGGTAATCGAGGTAGTCGATGCCCGTGCCCCTTTATCCACTACTAATCCAGACCTACCCCATCTTGTGCGAGGAAAACCTATCATCAAGGTACTTAACAAAGCTGACCTTGCAGATGAAAGAGAAACCCGCAGGTTCATCTCTTTTTTTCAAAAAAATGGAATTGGAGCAGTGGCAGCCGATTCTCTTCGAGGCAAAGGCCTTCCCGATGTGGTGAGGGCGGTTGAACGCGTATATGCCCCTCTGGCCAAGACTCTTCTCGAGAAACGCCAACGCGTGCGCCCCGCCCGAATTATGATTGCAGGCTTGCCCAATGTTGGAAAATCTTCTTTTTTAAATAGTCTGGCAGGGAAAAGGGTGGTCAAAACCGGTGCTGTGCCAGGCGTCACTCGGGGCCGGCAGTGGATAAGGATAAAGGAAGGTATCGAGCTTTTAGACACTCCAGGGGTAATGTGGCCCAAAGTAGAAAACGACGAGCAAGGAACGAAACTGGCCCTGCTCGCTGTCGTTGGCGAAAAGGCGTACGAGGATGAAGCAGTGGCCTGTTACCTGATATCGGTATTGAAACACCGTAAGCCCGAGATGCTTAAGGAGCGCTACCGTCTGGAGAGTTGGGACGGGGAGCCGGGTGAGTTGCTTGAGGAAATAGGTGGGAAAAGAGGCTTCTTCCTTAGAGGGGGAACAGTGGACCTGAACAAGACGGCGCGGGCTGTGCTCGAAGATTTTAGAAAAGGTGGTCTAGGGCGCTTGACTTTGGACCGCCTGCCTGATGAGGTAAATAGCTAG